A genomic window from Streptomyces broussonetiae includes:
- a CDS encoding Jag family protein, translating to MTEGTTSAAAEGADTLTRLEQEGEIAADYLEGLLDIADLDGDIDMDVEADRASVSIISDSGGRDLQKLVGRDGEVLEALQELTRLAVHRETGDRSRLMLDIAGYRAKKRAELSELGAKAATEVKNTGEPVKLKPMTPFERKVVHDAVKAAGLRSESEGEEPQRFVVVLPA from the coding sequence GTGACGGAAGGCACCACCTCCGCCGCTGCCGAGGGTGCAGACACCCTGACCCGCCTGGAGCAGGAGGGTGAGATCGCGGCGGACTACCTGGAGGGTCTGCTCGACATCGCCGACCTCGACGGCGACATCGACATGGACGTCGAGGCCGATCGTGCCTCTGTGTCGATCATCAGCGACAGCGGCGGCCGCGACCTGCAGAAGCTGGTCGGCCGGGACGGCGAGGTGCTGGAGGCGCTGCAGGAGCTGACGCGCCTGGCCGTGCACCGGGAGACCGGCGACCGCAGCCGGCTCATGCTGGACATCGCGGGTTACCGGGCCAAGAAGCGGGCCGAGCTGTCCGAGCTGGGCGCCAAGGCCGCCACCGAGGTGAAGAACACCGGTGAGCCCGTCAAGCTCAAGCCGATGACCCCCTTCGAGCGCAAGGTCGTGCACGACGCGGTCAAGGCCGCGGGACTGCGCAGCGAGTCCGAGGGCGAGGAGCCGCAGCGGTTCGTCGTCGTGTTGCCCGCCTGA
- the yidC gene encoding membrane protein insertase YidC codes for MDTIASLFSFITTPVSWVIVQFHKVYGAIFGADTGWAWGLSIVSLVILIRICLIPLFVKQIKATRAMQTLQPEMKKIQERYKNDKQRQSEEMMKLYKESGTNPLSSCLPILAQSPFFFALYHVLNGIASGHTIGVINESLLASARKAHIFGAPLAAKFKDGSATVHALGATVTDVRVVTAVMIVLMSASQFYTQRQLMTKNVDTTVKTPFMQQQKMLMYVFPVMFAVFGINFPVGVLVYWLTTNVWTMGQQMYVIRNNPTPGSKAQAAYLERLTKHIEHHGKIRRRSEKTIVKAIVAKGRDRNEFERKFINALNKAGLAAQPDGTVVKSTAQAVAQTEDGATITDGTVAGTAGRRQQPKRQSKSQRQSGGPKAAGDSTSPEKPDEPEDAKPSAAQQPSKPGSGTRSKAQSGQRKGGPQRPKSPSKK; via the coding sequence GTGGACACGATTGCCAGCCTCTTCAGCTTCATCACGACACCCGTTTCATGGGTCATCGTCCAGTTTCACAAGGTGTACGGCGCGATCTTCGGTGCTGACACCGGGTGGGCCTGGGGCCTGTCCATCGTGTCCTTGGTGATCCTGATCCGTATCTGCCTGATCCCGCTCTTCGTGAAGCAGATCAAGGCGACCCGGGCCATGCAGACGCTCCAGCCCGAGATGAAGAAGATCCAGGAGCGCTACAAGAACGACAAGCAGCGTCAGTCCGAAGAGATGATGAAGCTGTACAAGGAGTCGGGTACCAACCCGCTCTCCTCGTGCCTTCCCATCCTGGCGCAGTCCCCGTTCTTCTTCGCCCTGTACCACGTGCTCAACGGCATTGCGTCGGGCCACACCATCGGCGTCATCAACGAGTCGCTGCTGGCCAGCGCCCGTAAGGCGCACATCTTCGGGGCCCCGCTCGCTGCGAAGTTCAAGGACGGCTCTGCCACCGTCCACGCCCTGGGTGCCACGGTCACCGACGTGCGGGTCGTCACCGCGGTCATGATCGTCCTGATGTCTGCGTCGCAGTTCTACACGCAGCGCCAGCTGATGACGAAGAACGTCGACACCACGGTGAAGACGCCGTTCATGCAGCAGCAGAAGATGTTGATGTACGTCTTCCCGGTCATGTTCGCCGTCTTCGGTATCAACTTCCCGGTCGGTGTCCTCGTCTACTGGCTGACCACCAACGTGTGGACCATGGGCCAGCAGATGTACGTCATCCGCAACAACCCGACCCCGGGTTCCAAGGCCCAGGCCGCTTACCTGGAGCGTCTGACCAAGCACATCGAGCACCACGGCAAGATCCGTCGCCGCAGCGAGAAGACCATCGTCAAGGCGATCGTCGCCAAGGGCCGCGACCGCAACGAGTTCGAGCGCAAGTTCATCAACGCCCTGAACAAGGCCGGTCTCGCCGCGCAGCCCGACGGCACCGTGGTGAAGAGCACGGCCCAGGCCGTGGCGCAGACCGAGGACGGCGCGACCATTACGGACGGCACTGTCGCCGGCACCGCTGGGCGCCGCCAGCAGCCCAAGCGCCAGTCCAAGTCCCAGCGCCAGTCCGGCGGGCCGAAGGCGGCCGGTGACTCCACCTCGCCGGAGAAGCCCGACGAGCCGGAGGATGCCAAGCCCTCCGCTGCCCAGCAGCCCTCGAAGCCCGGCTCCGGCACCCGTAGCAAGGCCCAGTCCGGCCAGCGCAAGGGTGGCCCGCAGCGGCCCAAGTCCCCGTCCAAGAAGTAA
- the yidD gene encoding membrane protein insertion efficiency factor YidD, which translates to MKYPLLALIKLYQWTISPLLGPVCKYYPSCSHYGYTAIDRHGAIKGTALTAWRILRCNPWSLGGVDHVPPRKRPRWHEMLRNAWRARKGGPSAGEPATEAKPSSGLPSSPAAETSSHAQGA; encoded by the coding sequence ATGAAGTACCCGCTGCTGGCTCTGATCAAGCTGTACCAGTGGACGATCAGTCCACTGCTGGGGCCGGTATGCAAGTACTACCCGTCGTGCTCCCACTACGGCTACACGGCCATCGACCGGCACGGTGCGATCAAGGGAACGGCACTGACCGCCTGGCGCATCCTCCGGTGCAATCCGTGGTCGCTCGGCGGTGTGGACCATGTTCCGCCCCGCAAGCGTCCACGGTGGCACGAAATGCTGCGCAACGCTTGGCGCGCACGCAAGGGCGGGCCCTCCGCCGGCGAACCGGCCACCGAAGCGAAGCCCTCTTCCGGGCTTCCTTCGAGCCCGGCCGCAGAGACCTCGTCCCATGCCCAAGGAGCATGA
- the rnpA gene encoding ribonuclease P protein component, translated as MLPTDNRLRRREDFATAVRRGRRAGRPTLVVHLRSGATDPHAPGESAPPTRAGFVVSKAVGGAVVRNKVKRRLRHLMRDRVVLFPPGSLVVVRALPGAGDADHAQLAQDLDAAVQRLLGGGAR; from the coding sequence GTGCTGCCCACCGACAACCGGCTGAGGCGGCGCGAGGACTTCGCGACCGCGGTCCGACGAGGACGCCGGGCAGGACGCCCGACTCTCGTCGTCCACCTTCGTAGCGGTGCCACGGACCCGCACGCGCCTGGGGAGAGCGCTCCCCCGACGCGTGCGGGTTTCGTCGTCAGCAAGGCAGTGGGTGGTGCGGTCGTGCGCAACAAAGTGAAGCGCAGACTGCGTCATCTGATGCGTGACCGAGTCGTCCTTTTTCCCCCCGGTAGCCTGGTAGTCGTACGAGCGCTGCCCGGAGCGGGCGACGCAGACCATGCACAGCTGGCCCAAGACCTGGACGCCGCCGTTCAGCGGCTGCTGGGAGGGGGCGCGCGATGA
- the rpmH gene encoding 50S ribosomal protein L34, translating to MSKRTFQPNNRRRAKTHGFRLRMRTRAGRAILANRRAKGRASLSA from the coding sequence GTGAGCAAGCGCACCTTCCAGCCGAACAACCGTCGTCGCGCGAAGACCCACGGCTTCCGCCTGCGGATGCGCACCCGTGCCGGCCGCGCGATTCTGGCGAACCGTCGTGCCAAGGGTCGCGCCAGCCTGTCCGCCTGA
- the dnaA gene encoding chromosomal replication initiator protein DnaA: MDRPAYEQQRGEYGDYDAHRGDYEPSRPDYDSGRSDYESKRSDYDSKRSEYESKRSEYESKRSEYDPSRAEYDQRDPVRRELPEQPAGGPAHRGGPGRPDLPPAGAPGPLAAQPAPASGPGEPTARLNPKYLFDTFVIGASNRFAHAAAVAVAEAPAKAYNPLFIYGESGLGKTHLLHAIGHYARSLYPGTRVRYVSSEEFTNEFINSIRDGKGDSFRKRYREMDILLVDDIQFLADKESTQEEFFHTFNTLHNANKQIVLSSDRPPKQLVTLEDRLRNRFEWGLITDVQPPELETRIAILRKKAVQEQLNAPPEVLEFIASRISRNIRELEGALIRVTAFASLNRQPVDLGLTEIVLKDLIPGGEDSAPEITATAIMGATADYFGLTVEDLCGTSRGRALVTARQIAMYLCRELTDLSLPKIGAQFGGRDHTTVMHADRKIRALMAERRSIYNQVTELTNRIKNG; this comes from the coding sequence ATGGACCGGCCGGCGTACGAACAGCAGCGAGGCGAGTACGGCGACTACGACGCGCACCGCGGGGACTACGAACCGTCCCGCCCGGACTACGACTCCGGACGGTCCGACTACGAGTCCAAGCGTTCCGACTACGACTCCAAGCGTTCCGAGTACGAGTCCAAGCGTTCCGAGTACGAGTCCAAGCGTTCCGAGTACGACCCTTCCCGGGCCGAGTACGACCAGCGCGACCCCGTCCGCCGCGAGCTGCCCGAGCAGCCCGCCGGCGGCCCGGCGCACCGCGGCGGTCCCGGCCGCCCGGACCTGCCCCCGGCCGGCGCCCCCGGCCCGCTGGCCGCACAGCCGGCTCCGGCGAGCGGTCCCGGTGAGCCGACGGCGCGGCTGAACCCGAAGTACCTCTTCGACACGTTCGTCATCGGCGCTTCCAACCGGTTCGCGCACGCGGCCGCGGTGGCCGTCGCAGAGGCGCCGGCGAAGGCGTACAACCCCCTGTTCATCTACGGGGAGTCGGGGCTCGGCAAGACGCACCTGCTGCACGCGATCGGGCACTACGCGCGCAGCCTCTATCCGGGCACGCGCGTGCGGTACGTCAGCTCGGAGGAGTTCACCAACGAGTTCATCAACTCCATCCGCGACGGCAAGGGCGACAGCTTCCGCAAGCGGTACCGCGAGATGGACATCCTGCTCGTCGACGACATCCAGTTCCTCGCGGACAAGGAGTCGACGCAGGAGGAGTTCTTCCACACCTTCAACACGCTCCACAACGCCAACAAGCAGATCGTGCTGTCCAGCGACCGGCCGCCCAAGCAGCTGGTCACGCTCGAGGACCGGCTGCGGAACCGTTTCGAGTGGGGTCTGATCACCGACGTCCAGCCGCCGGAGCTGGAGACGCGGATCGCGATCCTGCGCAAGAAGGCGGTGCAGGAGCAGCTCAACGCCCCGCCCGAGGTGCTGGAGTTCATCGCCTCCCGGATCTCGCGGAACATCCGTGAGCTGGAGGGCGCGCTGATCCGGGTGACGGCGTTCGCCTCCCTCAACCGGCAGCCGGTGGACCTGGGCCTGACCGAGATCGTGCTGAAGGACCTGATCCCGGGCGGGGAGGACTCCGCGCCCGAGATCACGGCGACGGCCATCATGGGGGCCACCGCCGACTACTTCGGGCTGACCGTGGAGGACCTGTGCGGCACCTCACGCGGCCGCGCGCTGGTCACCGCGCGGCAGATCGCCATGTATCTGTGCCGTGAGCTGACGGATCTGTCGCTGCCGAAGATCGGTGCGCAGTTCGGCGGGCGCGACCACACCACCGTCATGCACGCCGACCGCAAGATCCGCGCGCTGATGGCCGAGCGGCGGTCGATCTACAACCAGGTCACCGAGCTGACCAACCGCATCAAGAACGGCTGA
- the dnaN gene encoding DNA polymerase III subunit beta, which yields MKIRVERDVLAEAVAWAARSLPARPPAPVLAGLLLKAEDGQLSLSSFDYEVSARVSVDAEVEEEGTVLVSGRLLADISRALPNRPVEISTDGVRATVVCGSSRFTLHTLPVEEYPALPQMPNATGTVPGEVFAAAVSQVAIAAGRDDTLPVLTGVRIEIEGDTVTLASTDRYRFAVREFLWKPENPDASAVALVPAKTLLDTAKSLGAGDSVTLALSGSGAGEGLIGFEGAGRRTTTRLLEGDLPKYRTLFPTEFNTVAVIETAPFVEAVKRVALVAERNTPVRLSFEKGVLILEAGSSDDAQAVERVDAQLDGDDISIAFNPTFLLDGLSAIDSPVAQLSFTTSTKPALLSGKPAVDAEADDAYKYLIMPVRLSG from the coding sequence GTGAAGATCCGGGTGGAACGCGACGTACTCGCGGAGGCAGTGGCGTGGGCGGCACGCAGCCTCCCGGCCCGTCCGCCGGCGCCTGTCCTCGCCGGCCTCCTCCTCAAGGCCGAGGACGGCCAGCTGAGCCTGTCGAGCTTCGACTACGAGGTCTCCGCGCGGGTGTCCGTGGACGCCGAGGTCGAGGAGGAGGGCACCGTCCTCGTCTCCGGCCGTCTGCTCGCCGACATCTCGCGCGCACTGCCCAACCGGCCGGTGGAGATTTCCACAGACGGTGTACGGGCGACCGTGGTCTGTGGATCCTCCCGGTTCACCCTGCACACCCTGCCCGTGGAGGAGTACCCGGCACTGCCGCAGATGCCGAACGCGACCGGCACCGTCCCCGGCGAGGTCTTCGCGGCGGCCGTCTCCCAGGTGGCCATCGCCGCCGGCCGTGACGACACGCTGCCCGTCCTCACCGGTGTGCGCATCGAGATCGAGGGCGACACGGTCACCCTGGCCTCCACCGACCGCTACCGCTTCGCGGTCCGTGAGTTCCTGTGGAAGCCGGAGAACCCGGACGCCTCCGCGGTCGCCCTGGTCCCGGCCAAGACGCTCCTGGACACCGCCAAGTCGCTCGGTGCCGGTGACAGCGTCACGCTGGCGCTGTCCGGCTCGGGCGCGGGCGAGGGCCTGATCGGTTTCGAGGGCGCGGGGCGCCGTACGACCACGCGGCTGCTCGAGGGCGACCTGCCCAAGTACCGGACGCTGTTCCCGACCGAGTTCAACACCGTCGCCGTGATCGAGACCGCGCCCTTCGTGGAGGCCGTCAAGCGTGTGGCGCTGGTTGCCGAGCGGAACACCCCGGTGCGGCTGAGCTTCGAGAAGGGTGTGCTGATTCTCGAAGCCGGGTCCAGCGACGATGCACAGGCTGTGGAAAGGGTCGACGCCCAGCTGGACGGCGACGACATCTCCATCGCCTTCAACCCGACGTTCCTGCTGGACGGTCTGAGCGCGATCGACTCGCCGGTCGCCCAGCTGTCGTTCACGACGTCCACGAAGCCGGCGCTGCTCAGCGGCAAGCCGGCGGTGGATGCCGAGGCCGACGACGCGTACAAGTACCTGATCATGCCGGTGCGGCTCAGCGGCTGA
- the gnd gene encoding phosphogluconate dehydrogenase (NAD(+)-dependent, decarboxylating) — MELGLVGLGKMGGNMRERIRRAGHTVIGYDRNADLADVHSLEELVGKLSGPRVVWVMVPAGEPTQSTVDQLAELLEPGDVVVDGGNSRWTDDEKHAEELAAKGIGFVDCGVSGGVWGLENGYALMYGGDTENVAKVQPVFDALKPEGDFGSVHAGKVGAGHFAKMVHNGIEYAMMQAYAEGWELLEKVDSVTDVREVFRSWQEGTVIRSWLLDLTVNALDEDEHLEGLRGYAQDSGEGRWTVEAAIDNAVPLPAITASLFARFASRQEDSPQMKMIAALRNQFGGHAVEKK; from the coding sequence ATGGAGCTCGGTCTCGTCGGCCTCGGCAAGATGGGCGGCAACATGCGCGAGCGGATCCGCCGCGCGGGCCACACCGTCATCGGATACGACCGCAACGCGGACCTCGCGGATGTCCACAGCCTGGAAGAGCTTGTGGGCAAGCTCAGCGGGCCGCGCGTGGTCTGGGTGATGGTCCCGGCCGGCGAGCCCACCCAGTCGACCGTCGACCAGCTCGCCGAGCTGCTGGAGCCCGGCGACGTGGTCGTGGACGGCGGCAACTCCCGCTGGACGGACGACGAGAAGCACGCCGAGGAGTTGGCGGCCAAGGGCATAGGCTTCGTCGACTGCGGTGTCTCCGGCGGCGTCTGGGGCCTGGAGAACGGCTACGCGCTGATGTACGGCGGCGACACCGAGAACGTCGCCAAGGTGCAGCCGGTCTTCGACGCGCTCAAGCCCGAGGGCGACTTCGGCTCGGTGCACGCCGGTAAGGTCGGCGCGGGCCACTTCGCGAAGATGGTCCACAACGGCATCGAGTACGCGATGATGCAGGCCTACGCCGAGGGCTGGGAGCTGCTGGAGAAGGTCGACTCCGTCACGGACGTCCGTGAGGTCTTCCGCTCCTGGCAGGAAGGCACCGTCATCCGGTCCTGGCTGCTCGACCTCACCGTCAACGCGCTCGACGAGGACGAGCACCTGGAGGGCCTGCGCGGTTATGCACAGGACTCCGGTGAGGGACGCTGGACTGTGGAGGCCGCGATCGACAACGCGGTGCCGCTGCCCGCGATCACCGCGTCGCTGTTCGCGCGGTTCGCCTCCCGCCAGGAGGACTCGCCGCAGATGAAGATGATCGCCGCGCTGCGCAACCAGTTCGGCGGCCACGCCGTGGAGAAGAAGTAG
- the recF gene encoding DNA replication/repair protein RecF (All proteins in this family for which functions are known are DNA-binding proteins that assist the filamentation of RecA onto DNA for the initiation of recombination or recombinational repair.) produces MHVTHLSLADFRSYARAEVPLDPGVTAFVGPNGQGKTNLVEAVGYLATLGSHRVASDAPLVRMGAERAVVRAQVRQGERQQLVELELNPGRANRARVNRSSQVRPRDILGIVRTVLFAPEDLALVKGDPGERRRFLDELITARSPRMAGVRSDYERVLKQRNTLLKTAALARRHGGRSMDLSTLDVWDQHLARAGAELLAQRLDLIAALQPLADKAYEQLAPGGGPLALEYKPSAPGDAHTREDLCAQLVAALADARKQEIERGVTLVGPHRDDLVLKLGRLPAKGYASHGESWSYALALRLASYDLLRAEGNEPVLILDDVFAELDTRRRERLAELVAPGEQVLVTAAVDDDVPHVLAGARYAVSGGSVERV; encoded by the coding sequence ATGCACGTCACGCATCTTTCGCTGGCCGACTTCCGCTCGTACGCCCGGGCCGAGGTTCCGCTCGACCCGGGCGTCACGGCCTTCGTCGGCCCCAACGGGCAGGGCAAGACCAATCTGGTCGAGGCGGTCGGATACCTGGCGACCCTGGGCAGCCACCGGGTCGCCTCCGACGCCCCTCTGGTCCGCATGGGTGCCGAGCGGGCGGTCGTCCGGGCGCAGGTCCGGCAGGGCGAGCGGCAGCAGCTGGTCGAGCTGGAGCTGAACCCCGGCCGGGCCAACCGCGCCCGTGTCAACCGGTCCTCGCAGGTCAGGCCCCGTGACATCCTCGGCATCGTCCGCACGGTCCTGTTCGCGCCCGAGGATCTCGCCCTGGTCAAGGGCGACCCGGGTGAACGGCGCCGCTTCCTGGACGAGTTGATCACCGCCCGGTCGCCGCGCATGGCGGGCGTCCGCTCCGACTACGAGCGTGTGCTCAAGCAGCGCAACACCCTGCTCAAGACCGCCGCGCTGGCCCGGCGGCACGGCGGAAGGTCCATGGACCTGTCCACGCTCGACGTGTGGGACCAGCACCTTGCGCGCGCGGGTGCCGAGCTGCTCGCCCAGCGACTGGACCTGATCGCCGCGCTCCAGCCGCTCGCGGACAAGGCGTACGAGCAGCTGGCCCCCGGCGGCGGGCCGCTCGCGCTGGAGTACAAGCCGTCCGCACCCGGTGACGCGCACACACGCGAGGACCTCTGCGCCCAGCTCGTGGCGGCCCTGGCCGACGCCCGCAAGCAGGAGATCGAGCGCGGAGTCACCCTGGTCGGGCCGCATCGTGACGACCTCGTTCTCAAGCTCGGCCGGCTGCCCGCCAAGGGGTATGCCTCGCACGGTGAGTCCTGGTCGTACGCGCTCGCCCTGCGGCTGGCCTCCTACGACCTGCTGCGCGCCGAGGGCAACGAGCCGGTGCTGATCCTGGACGACGTCTTCGCCGAGCTGGACACACGCCGCCGGGAGCGGCTGGCCGAGCTGGTGGCGCCCGGCGAGCAGGTGCTGGTCACCGCCGCTGTGGACGACGACGTACCGCACGTGCTGGCCGGCGCCCGGTACGCGGTGTCCGGCGGGTCGGTGGAGCGCGTATGA
- a CDS encoding DUF721 domain-containing protein, which yields MSGGEPTPTPGDPKKAPEPSGVDLARVALRAAKEQARARGEAARQKKQARRGGGLRSGARADGRDPMALGAAINRLLTERGWETPAAVGGVMGRWPQIVGEDLAKHCVPQRYDEDERVLIVSCDSTAWATQLRHLAPALVARLNEDLGHGTVRMIKVLNPGGPARRYGPLRAPGSTGPGDTYG from the coding sequence ATGAGCGGCGGCGAGCCCACGCCCACGCCCGGCGACCCGAAGAAGGCGCCCGAACCCTCCGGCGTCGACCTCGCGCGCGTGGCGTTGCGCGCGGCGAAGGAGCAGGCACGCGCGCGCGGGGAGGCGGCGCGGCAGAAGAAGCAGGCCCGGCGCGGCGGCGGGCTGCGCTCGGGCGCGCGCGCCGACGGCCGCGACCCGATGGCGCTGGGCGCCGCGATCAACCGGTTGCTGACCGAGCGCGGCTGGGAGACCCCGGCGGCGGTGGGCGGTGTGATGGGCCGGTGGCCGCAGATCGTCGGTGAGGACCTCGCCAAGCACTGTGTGCCGCAGCGGTACGACGAGGACGAGCGGGTGCTGATCGTCAGCTGCGACTCCACGGCCTGGGCGACCCAGTTGCGCCATCTCGCGCCCGCGCTGGTCGCGCGGCTCAACGAGGATCTGGGGCACGGCACCGTACGGATGATCAAAGTGCTCAATCCGGGCGGTCCGGCCCGCCGGTACGGGCCGTTGAGGGCGCCCGGCAGCACCGGACCCGGCGATACGTACGGGTGA
- the gyrB gene encoding DNA topoisomerase (ATP-hydrolyzing) subunit B — protein MLCQKGRFVADSGNPNENIPSTDAGVHGEAPEAPVSGEVTDSGTASASYDASAITVLEGLDAVRKRPGMYIGSTGERGLHHLVYEVVDNSVDEALAGYADTIDVTILADGGVRVVDNGRGIPVGIVASEGKPAVEVVLTVLHAGGKFGGGGYAVSGGLHGVGVSVVNALSMKVSVEIRTDGHRWTQDYKLGVPTAPLVQHEATEETGTSVTFWADPDIFETTEYSFETLSRRFQEMAFLNKGLTIRLTDERESAKAVAGADEAGADEKAEVKSVTYHYEGGIVDFVKYLNSRKGEAVHPTIIDLEAEDKDKSLSLEVAMQWNSGYSEGVYSFANIIHTHEGGTHEEGFRAALTSLINKYARDKKLLREKDDNLTGDDIREGLTAIISVKLSEPQFEGQTKTKLGNTEAKTFVQKAVYEHLNDWLDRNPVEAADIVRKGIQAATARVAARKARDLTRRKGLLESASLPGKLSDCQSNDPTKCEIFIVEGDSAGGSAKSGRNPQYQAILPIRGKILNVEKARIDKILQNQEIQALISAFGTGVHEDFDIEKLRYHKIILMADADVDGQHINTLLLTFLFRFMRPLVEAGHVFLSRPPLYKIKWGRDEVEYAYSDRERDALLEMGRQRGKRVKEDSIQRFKGLGEMNAEELRVTTMDQEHRVLGQVTLDDAAQADDLFSVLMGEDVEARRQFIQRNAKDVRFLDI, from the coding sequence GTGCTGTGCCAGAAAGGGCGCTTCGTGGCCGATTCCGGCAACCCCAACGAGAACATCCCGTCCACCGACGCCGGCGTGCACGGCGAGGCCCCCGAGGCCCCTGTGAGCGGCGAGGTCACCGACTCCGGTACGGCCTCCGCCTCCTACGACGCCAGCGCCATCACCGTGCTCGAAGGGCTGGACGCGGTCCGCAAGCGGCCCGGCATGTACATCGGCTCCACCGGTGAGCGCGGTCTGCACCACCTGGTGTACGAGGTCGTCGACAACTCGGTCGACGAGGCGCTGGCGGGCTATGCGGACACCATCGACGTGACGATCCTCGCCGACGGCGGAGTGCGCGTCGTCGACAACGGCCGTGGCATCCCGGTCGGCATCGTGGCGTCCGAGGGCAAGCCGGCCGTCGAGGTCGTGCTGACCGTGCTGCACGCGGGCGGCAAGTTCGGTGGCGGCGGCTACGCGGTCTCCGGCGGTCTGCACGGTGTCGGTGTCTCCGTGGTGAACGCCCTGTCCATGAAGGTCTCCGTCGAGATCAGGACCGACGGCCACCGCTGGACGCAGGACTACAAGCTCGGCGTCCCGACGGCCCCCCTGGTCCAGCACGAGGCCACGGAAGAGACCGGCACCTCGGTCACCTTCTGGGCCGACCCGGACATCTTCGAGACCACCGAGTACTCCTTCGAGACGCTGTCCCGGCGTTTCCAGGAGATGGCCTTCCTCAACAAGGGCCTGACGATCCGGCTCACCGACGAGCGCGAGTCGGCGAAGGCCGTCGCCGGCGCCGACGAGGCGGGCGCGGACGAGAAGGCCGAGGTCAAGTCGGTCACGTACCACTACGAGGGCGGCATCGTCGACTTCGTGAAGTACCTCAACTCCCGCAAGGGAGAGGCGGTGCACCCCACGATCATCGACCTGGAGGCCGAGGACAAGGACAAGAGCCTGTCCCTCGAGGTCGCCATGCAGTGGAACAGCGGCTACAGCGAGGGCGTGTACTCGTTCGCCAACATCATCCACACCCATGAGGGCGGTACGCACGAAGAGGGCTTCCGGGCCGCGCTGACGTCGCTGATCAACAAGTACGCGCGCGACAAGAAGCTGCTGCGGGAGAAGGACGACAACCTCACCGGTGACGACATCCGCGAGGGTCTGACCGCGATCATCTCGGTCAAGCTGAGCGAGCCGCAGTTCGAGGGCCAGACGAAGACCAAGCTGGGCAACACGGAGGCCAAGACCTTCGTGCAGAAGGCGGTCTACGAGCACCTGAACGACTGGCTGGACCGCAACCCGGTGGAGGCCGCGGACATCGTCCGCAAGGGCATCCAGGCGGCCACCGCGCGCGTGGCGGCCCGCAAGGCGCGTGACCTGACCCGCCGCAAGGGCCTGCTGGAGTCGGCGTCCCTGCCCGGCAAGCTGTCGGACTGCCAGTCCAACGACCCGACCAAGTGCGAGATCTTCATCGTCGAGGGTGACTCCGCCGGCGGCTCGGCCAAGTCCGGCCGCAACCCGCAGTACCAGGCGATCCTCCCGATCCGCGGCAAGATCCTCAACGTGGAGAAGGCCAGGATCGACAAGATCCTGCAGAACCAGGAGATCCAGGCGCTGATCTCGGCCTTCGGCACGGGTGTGCACGAGGACTTCGACATCGAGAAGCTCCGCTATCACAAGATCATCCTGATGGCGGACGCCGACGTCGACGGCCAGCACATCAACACCCTGCTGCTGACCTTCCTGTTCCGCTTCATGCGGCCGCTGGTCGAGGCCGGGCACGTGTTCCTCTCCCGTCCCCCGCTGTACAAGATCAAGTGGGGCCGGGACGAGGTCGAGTACGCGTACTCCGACCGCGAGCGCGACGCGCTGCTGGAGATGGGCCGCCAGCGCGGCAAGCGCGTCAAGGAGGACTCGATCCAGCGCTTCAAGGGTCTCGGCGAGATGAACGCCGAGGAGCTGCGCGTGACCACCATGGACCAGGAGCACCGGGTCCTCGGCCAGGTCACCCTGGACGACGCCGCCCAGGCCGACGACCTGTTCTCGGTCCTGATGGGCGAGGACGTCGAGGCCCGCCGCCAGTTCATCCAGCGCAATGCCAAGGACGTCCGCTTCCTCGACATCTGA